The following are encoded in a window of Amycolatopsis lexingtonensis genomic DNA:
- a CDS encoding NAD(P)/FAD-dependent oxidoreductase: MNRTRVVVIGAGIVGAACARELRLAGFDVLVVDRGRPAGGTTSHGEGNLLVSDKGPGAELVLAQLSNRLWPRLVEELAGEDPGAAAAVEFDPKGGIVVATTEAGARALTAFAEAQAAAGVRTERLSPADVAAAEPALTREVTAAVRYPEDAQVQPAGAALALLGSALAHGARLRADTEVTGARVEGGRLTGVRVPGEVLDADVVVNAAGPWAGEVSARLGAPIAVRPRRGEVLVTTPMPGVVRHKVYDADYVGAVGTGSGDLQTSAVVESTRGGTVLIGSSRRRVGFDDAIRPEVLGGIAAKAVRLFPALADAAVMRAYGGFRPYVDDHLPVLGADPRLGNLWHATGHEGAGIGLSVGTARLLRELLTGETPSMPVEEFTVDRPAVVA; this comes from the coding sequence ATGAACCGAACGCGGGTGGTGGTGATCGGCGCCGGGATCGTCGGCGCGGCCTGTGCCAGGGAACTCCGGCTGGCCGGCTTCGACGTCCTCGTCGTCGACCGCGGCCGGCCCGCGGGCGGCACCACCTCCCACGGCGAAGGCAACCTCCTCGTCTCGGACAAGGGACCGGGTGCGGAGCTCGTGCTCGCCCAGCTGTCGAACCGGTTGTGGCCGCGGCTCGTCGAAGAACTCGCCGGTGAAGACCCCGGTGCGGCGGCCGCGGTGGAGTTCGACCCCAAGGGCGGCATCGTCGTCGCGACCACCGAGGCCGGCGCCCGCGCGCTCACCGCGTTCGCCGAGGCGCAGGCCGCCGCCGGGGTGCGCACCGAGCGGCTGTCGCCGGCCGACGTCGCGGCGGCCGAACCGGCGCTCACCCGCGAGGTGACCGCCGCCGTCCGCTACCCGGAAGACGCCCAGGTGCAGCCGGCCGGCGCCGCGCTGGCCCTGCTGGGCTCGGCGCTCGCCCACGGCGCCCGGCTGCGAGCGGACACCGAGGTCACCGGCGCCCGCGTCGAAGGCGGCCGGCTGACCGGGGTCCGGGTGCCCGGCGAAGTCCTCGACGCGGACGTCGTCGTGAACGCGGCGGGCCCGTGGGCCGGCGAGGTGTCGGCGCGGCTCGGCGCCCCGATCGCCGTCCGGCCGCGCCGCGGGGAAGTGCTGGTGACCACCCCGATGCCCGGCGTGGTGCGGCACAAGGTCTACGACGCCGACTACGTCGGGGCGGTCGGCACCGGCAGCGGCGACCTGCAGACCTCCGCGGTGGTCGAGTCGACGCGCGGCGGCACCGTGCTGATCGGCTCGTCGCGCCGCCGCGTGGGCTTCGACGACGCGATCCGGCCGGAAGTGCTCGGCGGCATCGCGGCCAAGGCCGTCCGGCTGTTCCCCGCGCTCGCCGACGCGGCGGTGATGCGGGCCTACGGCGGCTTCCGGCCCTACGTGGACGATCACCTCCCGGTGCTGGGCGCGGACCCCCGGCTGGGAAACCTCTGGCACGCGACGGGACACGAAGGCGCGGGCATCGGCCTCAGCGTCGGCACCGCGCGGCTGCTGCGCGAGCTGCTCACCGGGGAGACACCGTCGATGCCGGTCGAAGAATTCACTGTGGACCGTCCGGCGGTGGTCGCGTGA
- a CDS encoding (2Fe-2S)-binding protein produces MEITVDGEPVAGLDGQTVAGVLLAAGRKSWRTTRSGAPRGVFCGIGACFDCLLTVNGVPDVRACRRRAADGDEILTQSREDA; encoded by the coding sequence ATCGAAATCACCGTCGACGGCGAACCGGTGGCCGGGCTCGACGGCCAGACCGTGGCCGGCGTGCTGCTGGCGGCCGGGCGGAAGTCGTGGCGCACCACGCGGTCCGGCGCGCCGCGCGGCGTGTTCTGCGGGATCGGTGCCTGCTTCGACTGCCTGCTGACCGTGAACGGCGTGCCCGACGTTCGCGCCTGCCGCCGCCGCGCCGCCGACGGCGACGAAATCCTGACCCAGTCCCGGGAGGACGCATGA
- a CDS encoding NAD(P)/FAD-dependent oxidoreductase, translating into MTRVVVVGAGPAGLAAAEHAVRAGADVTLLDQSDAPGGQYHRKPPGAPHGFEALLSRCSWWPESTVWAVDGKRLHVLRGPADGAGRQRHVLEPDALVLATGAHDRTLPFPGWQLPGVFTAGAAQALAKGDRVAVGNRVLVAGAGPFLLPVAESLLAVGADVLAVLEANPASTVRKGWSWRDARKAGELARYAVALARHRVPYHLGRTVVEARGDDRVREVVTARLRADWSVVPGTERTYEVDAVCIGHGFAPQPELAVAAGCALDGGFVRVGADQGTSVPGVFAAGELTGIGGADAAAAEGAVAGCTAAGGVPDRALLRERDRTRAFAARLAAAHPIGAAWPGWLREDTIVCRCEETTAGELTRAARDPAAPGPHALKLGTRAGLGPCQGRMCGAAVSALCGTAERHHRPIAQPIRLGELADVKENDV; encoded by the coding sequence ATGACGCGGGTGGTCGTCGTCGGTGCCGGGCCCGCCGGGCTCGCGGCCGCCGAACACGCCGTGCGCGCCGGGGCCGACGTCACGCTCCTGGACCAGTCCGACGCACCGGGCGGGCAGTACCACCGGAAGCCGCCGGGGGCGCCACACGGCTTCGAAGCGCTGCTGAGCCGGTGCTCGTGGTGGCCGGAAAGCACGGTGTGGGCGGTCGATGGCAAACGTTTGCACGTCCTGCGCGGCCCGGCCGACGGGGCCGGGCGGCAGCGGCACGTCCTCGAGCCCGACGCGCTGGTCCTCGCCACCGGCGCGCACGACCGCACGCTGCCGTTCCCCGGCTGGCAGCTGCCCGGCGTCTTCACCGCGGGTGCCGCGCAGGCACTGGCCAAGGGCGACCGGGTCGCTGTCGGCAACCGGGTGCTCGTGGCCGGGGCCGGGCCGTTCCTGCTGCCGGTCGCCGAGTCGCTCCTGGCCGTCGGAGCCGACGTTCTCGCCGTCCTGGAAGCGAACCCGGCGTCGACCGTCCGGAAAGGATGGTCGTGGCGGGACGCGCGCAAGGCGGGGGAACTCGCGCGGTACGCGGTCGCGCTGGCCCGCCACCGGGTGCCGTACCACCTGGGCCGGACGGTCGTCGAAGCGCGCGGGGACGACCGCGTGCGGGAGGTGGTGACCGCCCGCCTCCGCGCGGACTGGTCGGTCGTGCCCGGCACGGAACGGACCTACGAGGTCGACGCCGTCTGCATCGGGCACGGGTTCGCGCCGCAGCCGGAACTGGCCGTCGCGGCCGGGTGCGCGCTCGACGGCGGCTTCGTCCGCGTCGGCGCGGACCAGGGCACGAGCGTCCCCGGGGTGTTCGCCGCGGGGGAGCTGACCGGCATCGGCGGCGCGGACGCCGCGGCGGCCGAAGGCGCGGTCGCCGGGTGCACCGCGGCCGGGGGCGTACCCGACCGCGCGCTGCTGCGCGAGCGGGACCGCACGCGGGCGTTCGCCGCCCGGCTGGCCGCCGCCCACCCGATCGGCGCGGCGTGGCCGGGCTGGCTGCGCGAGGACACGATCGTCTGCCGGTGCGAGGAAACGACCGCCGGCGAACTGACGCGCGCGGCCCGCGACCCGGCCGCACCCGGCCCGCACGCGCTCAAGCTCGGCACCCGTGCCGGCCTCGGCCCCTGCCAGGGCCGGATGTGCGGCGCCGCCGTCAGCGCGCTGTGCGGCACCGCCGAGCGCCACCACCGTCCGATCGCCCAGCCGATCCGCCTGGGCGAGCTCGCCGACGTTAAGGAGAACGACGTATGA
- a CDS encoding dihydrodipicolinate synthase family protein translates to MSTRDLGGVVVAAALPYREDDRAPAGLAVDYDAYAEHCRWLVDSGCRGVGPNGSLGEYSSLTDEERRRVARTAIEAVGEDGIVVVGVHGPGAHQARHWAEVAAEDGADGVLCLPPTLYRANRGEVLAHFEAVASVGLPVMVYNNPFDTKVDLTPDLLAEIARIDNVVAVKEFSGDVRRVLEIRERAPELAVIGGADDVVLESLLMGATGWFAGFPNVFPAESVRLFELATAGKLDEARALYEPLVAAFRWDSRTEFVQAIKLGMDLVGRRGGPCRPPRGPLSDVHREQVRADMGRALAALGVA, encoded by the coding sequence ATGAGCACCCGCGATCTGGGGGGCGTGGTCGTCGCCGCCGCCCTGCCGTACCGGGAGGACGACCGCGCCCCCGCCGGGCTGGCCGTCGACTACGACGCCTACGCCGAGCACTGCCGGTGGCTGGTCGACAGCGGCTGCCGCGGGGTCGGCCCGAACGGGTCGCTCGGCGAGTACTCCTCCCTCACCGACGAAGAACGGCGCCGCGTCGCGCGTACCGCGATCGAGGCCGTCGGCGAGGACGGGATCGTCGTCGTCGGCGTGCACGGCCCCGGCGCGCACCAGGCCCGGCACTGGGCCGAGGTGGCGGCCGAGGACGGCGCGGACGGGGTGCTGTGCCTGCCGCCGACGCTCTACCGCGCCAACCGCGGCGAGGTGCTCGCCCACTTCGAAGCCGTCGCCTCGGTTGGGCTGCCGGTGATGGTCTACAACAACCCCTTCGACACGAAGGTCGACCTCACGCCGGACCTGCTGGCCGAGATCGCGCGGATCGACAACGTCGTGGCGGTCAAGGAGTTCTCCGGCGACGTCCGGCGCGTGCTGGAAATCCGCGAGCGCGCGCCGGAACTGGCGGTGATCGGCGGCGCCGACGACGTCGTCCTGGAGAGCCTGCTGATGGGCGCCACCGGCTGGTTCGCCGGGTTCCCCAACGTCTTCCCGGCCGAGTCGGTCCGCCTGTTCGAACTCGCCACCGCGGGCAAGCTCGACGAAGCGCGGGCGCTGTACGAGCCGCTGGTGGCCGCGTTCCGCTGGGACTCGCGCACCGAGTTCGTGCAGGCCATCAAGCTCGGGATGGACCTGGTCGGGCGCCGCGGCGGACCGTGCCGACCACCGCGGGGGCCGCTCTCGGACGTCCACCGCGAGCAGGTCCGCGCCGACATGGGCCGCGCGCTGGCCGCGCTGGGGGTGGCGTAG
- a CDS encoding proline racemase family protein, protein MRSSRAITAVDSHTEGMPTRVVTGGVAPIPGATMAERRRYFMAELDHIRQFLMHEPRGHSAMSGAILQPPCRADADWGVVYIEVSGCLPMCGHGTIGVATVLVETGMVEVTEPVTVVRLDTPAGLVHAEVSVRDGRAERVKLRNVPSFLAERDAVVSVPGFGDVRYDLAYGGNFYAILELSQVDIPFDRAEKDRILGAGLDIMAAINEQRPPKHPEDPLIGGCKHVQFLAPGSDARASRNAMAIHPGWFDRSPCGTGTSARMAQLHARGELPLHTPFENSSFIGTTFTGELVGETEVGGVPAVIPEFSGRAWITGTATYLLDPSDPFPAGFVL, encoded by the coding sequence ATGCGGTCTTCGCGCGCGATCACGGCGGTCGACTCGCACACCGAAGGCATGCCGACGCGGGTGGTGACCGGTGGTGTCGCCCCGATCCCCGGCGCCACGATGGCCGAGCGGCGGCGGTACTTCATGGCCGAGCTGGACCACATCCGGCAGTTCCTGATGCACGAGCCGCGCGGCCACTCCGCGATGAGCGGCGCGATCCTGCAGCCGCCCTGCCGCGCCGACGCCGACTGGGGCGTGGTGTACATCGAGGTGTCGGGCTGCCTGCCGATGTGCGGCCACGGCACGATCGGCGTCGCGACGGTGCTGGTGGAGACCGGCATGGTCGAGGTGACCGAGCCGGTGACCGTGGTCCGCCTGGACACCCCGGCCGGGCTGGTGCACGCCGAGGTCTCCGTCCGCGACGGGCGCGCCGAACGGGTCAAGCTGCGCAACGTCCCGTCGTTCCTCGCCGAGCGCGACGCCGTGGTGTCCGTGCCGGGCTTCGGCGATGTCCGCTACGACCTCGCCTACGGCGGGAACTTCTACGCCATCCTCGAGCTGTCCCAAGTGGACATCCCGTTCGACCGGGCGGAGAAGGACCGGATCCTGGGTGCAGGCCTGGACATCATGGCCGCGATCAACGAGCAGCGGCCCCCGAAGCACCCCGAGGACCCGCTGATCGGCGGCTGCAAGCACGTCCAGTTCCTCGCACCGGGCTCGGACGCGCGGGCGTCGCGCAACGCGATGGCCATCCACCCGGGCTGGTTCGACCGCTCGCCGTGCGGCACCGGCACGTCCGCCCGGATGGCGCAGCTGCACGCGCGCGGCGAGCTCCCGCTGCACACGCCGTTCGAGAACAGCTCGTTCATCGGCACGACGTTCACCGGCGAGCTGGTGGGGGAGACCGAGGTGGGCGGGGTGCCGGCGGTGATCCCGGAGTTCTCGGGCCGGGCGTGGATCACCGGCACGGCCACCTACCTGCTGGACCCGTCGGACCCGTTCCCGGCGGGTTTCGTGCTCTGA